Proteins encoded together in one Ipomoea triloba cultivar NCNSP0323 chromosome 4, ASM357664v1 window:
- the LOC116015085 gene encoding uncharacterized protein LOC116015085: MAQQAHNQAPVQPRVDVTKAIAARQPPFYAGEEDPVILEEWIRTFDKLLNAVNCPEEQRVSSAVYYLTKAADDWWSMVGPDLLQGPGFGWEEFKTELRGQFYTERIKGIKCEEFLRLKQQGTTVQDYHGKYVELMRFAQDIVPDEASKARRFVRGLDWGVRSAIAPFMCSTLREAYNRASDHYQVYLDQQEVYGRKKRKADDRSGTSKGESQKPTQSGSYSRQVPATKEKHQWKKAARGTKAEFTSSTTRKLKLATL, translated from the exons atggctcagcaagcTCATAATCAAGCCCCAGTGCAACCACGGGTTGATGTTACTAAAGCTATAGCAGCTAGACAACCACCGTTCTATGCAGGGGAGGAAGACCCGGTGATCCTTGAAGAATGGATCAGAACCTTTGACAAACTGCTAAACGCTGTGAATTGTCCCGAGGAGCAGCGGGTGTCTTCTGCAGTATACTACCTGACCAAAGCTGCGGATGATTGGTGGTCAATGGTGGGACCAGATCTTCTGCAAGGCCCAGGGTTTGGCTGGGAAGAGTTCAAAACGGAATTAAGAGGTCAATTCTATACCGAACGAATTAAGGGCATCAAGTGTGAAGAATTCTTGCGGTTGAAACAACAGGGAACAACGGTGCAAGATTATCATGGTAAGTATGTGGAGTTGATGAGATTTGCGCAAGATATCGTACCCGATGAGGCAAGCAAGGCGAGGCGATTTGTAAGGGGGTTAGATTGGGGAGTGAGAAGTGCAATCGCACCATTTATGTGCTCTACTCTCAGGGAAGCATACAACAGAGCATCGGATCATTATCAAGTGTATTTAGATCAGCAAGAAGTCTATGGTCGGAAAAAGAGAAAAGCTGATGATAGGTCAGGAACATCTAAGGGGGAGAGTCAGAAGCCTACCCAATCAGGATCCTACTCAAGGCAG GTCCCAGCAACAAAGGAAAAGCACCAGTGGAAGAAAGCAGCACGGGGAACCAAGGCCGAATTTACGTCGTCAACCACACGCAAGCTCAAACTGGCGACGTTGTAA